The proteins below are encoded in one region of Peribacillus muralis:
- a CDS encoding ArsR/SmtB family transcription factor, with product MSSSTEKYDVFQAVADPTRRKVLQLLTVGELPISAITSHFPMSRTAIAKHLHILSEAELVSGRKVGREKRFRLQPEPLSELKEWLSFYDRFWDNKLSILKHVVEHPEEKGLQVKK from the coding sequence GTGTCTTCTTCCACAGAAAAATATGATGTATTCCAAGCCGTGGCGGACCCCACTCGCAGGAAAGTCCTGCAATTGCTTACTGTAGGGGAATTACCCATTTCGGCCATCACCTCCCATTTTCCGATGAGCCGTACGGCGATCGCCAAGCATCTTCATATTCTTTCCGAAGCCGAGTTGGTCAGCGGGCGGAAGGTAGGAAGAGAGAAACGCTTTCGGCTTCAGCCAGAGCCTTTGAGCGAATTGAAGGAGTGGCTTTCATTTTATGACCGATTCTGGGATAACAAACTCTCCATCCTTAAGCATGTGGTTGAACACCCCGAGGAAAAGGGATTGCAAGTAAAAAAATAG
- a CDS encoding DsbA family protein, which translates to MMSNKNNKKQKQSSAFTFWIIGLVAVIIIGFIFLANGKKEDTAAYEIDYEAQPYVGDESAPVKIVEFGDYKCPVCKTFEENFFPSIKSELVDTGKAQFYFMNYSFINVDSTRSAKFAESVYQELGNETFWKFHELLFSKQPDDHKYEKEDIFTDDFLEKTLKEIANEADVKKVVASFKAGKSEEHWNKDMKTAEELAVSGTPSLFVNGQKFEGNTIDDLKKMVDEAAKGK; encoded by the coding sequence ATGATGTCTAATAAAAATAATAAGAAGCAAAAACAATCATCTGCATTCACGTTTTGGATCATCGGGTTGGTCGCTGTCATCATTATCGGGTTCATTTTCTTGGCTAACGGTAAAAAAGAGGATACAGCGGCTTATGAAATCGATTATGAAGCACAGCCTTATGTAGGAGATGAATCGGCCCCTGTGAAAATTGTTGAATTTGGTGATTATAAATGTCCAGTGTGTAAGACCTTCGAAGAGAACTTCTTTCCATCGATCAAAAGTGAGCTGGTCGATACAGGAAAAGCGCAATTTTATTTCATGAATTATTCGTTCATTAACGTCGATTCCACTAGATCCGCTAAATTTGCTGAGAGCGTTTATCAGGAATTAGGAAATGAAACGTTCTGGAAGTTTCATGAGCTTTTATTCAGTAAGCAGCCTGATGATCATAAATATGAAAAAGAAGATATATTCACCGATGATTTTTTGGAAAAGACCTTGAAGGAAATCGCAAATGAAGCGGATGTGAAAAAGGTGGTTGCCTCCTTTAAAGCAGGCAAATCCGAGGAACACTGGAACAAGGATATGAAGACTGCCGAAGAATTAGCTGTATCAGGCACACCTTCCTTATTCGTCAATGGCCAGAAGTTTGAGGGAAATACGATAGATGATCTGAAGAAAATGGTTGATGAAGCAGCGAAGGGCAAATAG
- a CDS encoding DUF6376 family protein: MKKMIAIALLSILTLSGCSLLGEVNSSLEYADNATEYVNTVKEFANEVPALAQNAVTNTEARQNLEKELQQMKTNIEEFNAIEPPQIAETIHEKIVASNQQLSEGIELYLNNIEKGELDPKALEDSEIMQTIDQITGLANQIKKLGN; encoded by the coding sequence ATGAAAAAAATGATCGCAATCGCTCTTCTTTCCATTCTTACATTAAGCGGGTGCTCGCTTTTGGGGGAAGTCAATTCATCCTTGGAATATGCAGATAATGCAACGGAATATGTTAATACGGTTAAGGAATTTGCCAATGAGGTACCAGCACTTGCCCAAAATGCCGTCACAAATACAGAAGCAAGGCAAAACCTTGAAAAAGAACTGCAACAGATGAAAACGAATATTGAAGAATTCAATGCAATCGAGCCACCTCAAATCGCCGAAACGATCCATGAAAAAATCGTCGCTTCCAATCAACAGTTATCAGAGGGAATTGAATTATACTTGAATAATATTGAAAAGGGCGAACTTGACCCTAAAGCATTGGAAGATTCAGAGATTATGCAAACCATCGATCAAATCACGGGCTTGGCAAACCAAATTAAAAAATTAGGGAACTAA
- a CDS encoding Rrf2 family transcriptional regulator — protein MSISTRFSVGIHILSLLEINKEVVNTSDYIAKSVNTNPALIRKITGMLKSAGLVNVRPGIAGATLAKGLSDITLLDVYKAVNVTHDKELFGVHENPNPACPVGRNIQSAIEPLFSVAELALEKALGAVTIEDVVKEIIERDALSNS, from the coding sequence ATGTCCATCAGTACCCGTTTTTCCGTAGGGATCCATATATTATCTCTTTTAGAAATTAATAAAGAAGTCGTTAACACTTCTGATTATATTGCAAAAAGTGTCAACACCAACCCCGCCTTAATCAGGAAAATTACCGGCATGCTCAAGAGTGCCGGTTTGGTGAATGTCCGGCCTGGCATTGCTGGAGCGACATTGGCCAAGGGGCTGTCAGATATTACTTTACTCGATGTTTACAAAGCCGTTAATGTGACGCACGATAAAGAACTATTTGGCGTACATGAAAATCCTAACCCAGCATGCCCTGTGGGAAGAAATATACAGAGCGCGATAGAGCCGCTTTTTTCAGTTGCTGAACTTGCCTTGGAAAAAGCATTGGGCGCCGTAACGATCGAGGATGTCGTCAAGGAGATCATTGAAAGAGATGCGCTAAGCAACTCGTGA
- a CDS encoding disulfide oxidoreductase → MNKSLLFAWILSIMATAGSLYFSEILHYVPCTFCWYQRILMYPLVILLGRAFYEQDLKIHRYILPLSILGMLVSGYHYCLQKIPALQQFEMCQSGVPCSVDYINWLGFITIPFLAFIAFTLITICMALLMSSNRKNETAA, encoded by the coding sequence ATGAACAAGTCGCTATTATTCGCTTGGATATTATCCATCATGGCCACTGCGGGAAGTCTCTATTTCAGTGAAATCCTTCATTATGTACCTTGTACTTTTTGCTGGTACCAAAGGATCTTGATGTACCCGCTAGTTATATTATTAGGACGGGCCTTCTATGAGCAAGACCTGAAAATCCATCGGTACATCCTCCCCTTGTCGATTTTGGGGATGCTGGTTTCAGGATACCACTATTGCCTGCAAAAGATTCCAGCCCTGCAGCAATTCGAAATGTGCCAAAGCGGTGTCCCTTGCTCAGTCGATTATATAAATTGGTTAGGGTTCATCACGATTCCGTTTTTGGCCTTTATTGCCTTCACCCTCATTACAATATGCATGGCATTACTAATGAGCAGCAATCGGAAGAACGAAACAGCAGCATGA
- a CDS encoding protein kinase family protein, which produces MQNYTDLAASVKISNDKKYSLIDAAPSLTLIGKGRSAYVFRIHSTNKALKVFFPDQIQTAKVEAEIYKTVQSIDYYPTLYAAGFNYLVIDLIEGNTLFECLTLGIPITEENIEEIDHALQLARKEGLNPSDIHLRNIFITSEKKVKIIDVARFKQVKSCKQWHDLKSAFHLFYSKSFFPKKIPGFILNSIAAIYKKRFLPI; this is translated from the coding sequence ATGCAGAACTATACTGATTTAGCCGCAAGCGTCAAGATTTCCAATGATAAAAAGTATTCATTGATTGATGCCGCCCCATCCCTGACCCTTATCGGAAAGGGCCGCAGCGCTTATGTATTCCGGATACATTCCACCAATAAAGCGCTAAAGGTGTTTTTCCCGGACCAAATTCAAACAGCTAAAGTGGAAGCCGAAATATACAAAACCGTTCAATCCATTGATTATTATCCAACTCTTTATGCTGCCGGTTTTAATTATCTCGTCATCGATCTCATCGAGGGCAATACCCTTTTTGAATGTTTGACGTTAGGGATTCCCATAACGGAAGAAAACATCGAGGAAATTGACCATGCTCTGCAATTAGCAAGAAAAGAAGGATTGAACCCTTCGGATATCCATTTAAGGAATATCTTCATCACTTCCGAAAAAAAGGTGAAGATCATTGATGTCGCCAGGTTCAAGCAAGTTAAATCCTGCAAACAGTGGCACGATTTGAAAAGCGCCTTTCACCTTTTCTATTCGAAGTCATTTTTCCCGAAAAAAATACCGGGATTCATATTGAATTCGATCGCAGCCATTTATAAAAAAAGATTCTTACCGATTTGA
- a CDS encoding NAD(P)-dependent oxidoreductase has product MKIAIIGASGKAGGLIVNEAKTRGHEVTAVVRDEAKVQDSGVSILVKDIFDIQADDLKQFDVVVNAFGAAPGKEHLHVEAGKILIAAMKGAPHTKLIVVGGAGSLFVDEAKTTRVLDTPDFPKEYFATASNQAKNLEDLQHASGIHWTFISPSAFFDPQGKRTGQYELGKDNLLVNSKGESYVSYADFAVAVLDEIENPQHINQRFTVVGEAK; this is encoded by the coding sequence ATGAAGATAGCTATCATAGGTGCAAGCGGAAAAGCTGGAGGCTTGATTGTAAACGAAGCTAAAACTAGAGGACATGAAGTGACGGCTGTGGTCAGGGATGAAGCGAAAGTCCAGGATTCAGGGGTATCCATACTTGTTAAAGATATTTTCGACATCCAAGCGGATGATTTGAAGCAGTTCGATGTGGTTGTGAATGCTTTTGGTGCAGCTCCAGGGAAGGAACATCTGCATGTGGAGGCAGGGAAAATCCTTATTGCTGCAATGAAAGGCGCGCCTCACACTAAATTGATCGTTGTTGGCGGTGCAGGCAGCCTTTTCGTTGACGAGGCGAAAACGACACGTGTGCTGGATACGCCCGATTTCCCTAAAGAGTATTTTGCCACGGCGTCTAATCAAGCCAAGAATCTGGAGGATTTACAGCATGCAAGCGGCATCCATTGGACATTCATCAGTCCATCCGCCTTCTTTGATCCGCAAGGGAAAAGAACAGGGCAGTATGAACTTGGTAAAGACAATCTGCTCGTAAACTCAAAAGGCGAAAGTTATGTGAGTTACGCCGATTTCGCCGTGGCTGTACTTGACGAGATCGAGAATCCGCAGCACATCAATCAACGTTTTACCGTTGTCGGCGAAGCGAAGTAA
- a CDS encoding phospho-sugar mutase, protein MDWKRSYSSWVNYEALDEEMKSLLTKMQDDEKKVEDAFYKNLEFGTGGMRGEIGAGTNRMNLYTVRKATLGLAHYLQEIGDDAKNRGVAIAYDSRFKSPEFALEAAKTLATQGIKAYLFDELRPTPELSFAVRELNAYAGIVITASHNPPEYNGYKVYGPDGAQLPPATADKVIEYVNAIENELTIAVKDEATLKANGLIEMIGEDIDAAYNEKLLTVPENKSLSEEEDVTVVFTPLHGTANKSVRRALRDLGYDKVHVVKEQELPDPNFSTVKSPNPEEHAAFKMAIELGNTVSADLLIATDPDADRLGIAVKNKAGEYVVLTGNQTGALILDYLLREKQAKGTLPENGVVLKTIVTSEIGRTIAKEYGLETVDVLTGFKFIAEKINEYQESGQHTFLFGYEESYGYLIKDFARDKDAIQAAILAVEVCAYYKQQGMDLYEGLIQIFEKYGYYLEGLQSLTLKGIEGAGQIQGILDQFRQDPPKHIAGKAVVVQEDYQSGRKLAMDGNTEEVIDLPKSNVIKYFLEDGTWVCLRPSGTEPKIKFYFGIQGEKLEEAELKLKHVMNAFMEKINAIIKGA, encoded by the coding sequence ATGGATTGGAAACGTTCTTATAGCTCTTGGGTGAATTATGAAGCCCTTGATGAGGAAATGAAGTCATTACTTACAAAGATGCAAGATGATGAAAAAAAAGTGGAAGATGCGTTTTACAAGAACCTGGAATTCGGTACAGGCGGCATGCGCGGGGAAATCGGTGCAGGCACGAATCGGATGAATCTTTATACAGTCCGCAAAGCGACATTGGGATTGGCGCATTATCTCCAGGAAATCGGCGATGATGCAAAGAACAGAGGCGTGGCAATCGCGTACGACTCACGCTTCAAATCCCCCGAATTTGCCTTGGAAGCGGCCAAGACCTTGGCTACACAAGGGATAAAGGCGTATCTATTCGATGAGCTAAGGCCGACGCCGGAGCTATCCTTTGCCGTTCGTGAGCTGAATGCCTATGCTGGGATCGTGATCACGGCCAGCCATAATCCACCCGAATATAATGGTTATAAGGTGTATGGACCGGATGGCGCCCAGCTTCCACCAGCCACGGCGGATAAGGTGATTGAATACGTCAATGCGATTGAAAATGAACTGACCATTGCGGTGAAGGATGAAGCGACCTTAAAAGCGAACGGTCTTATTGAGATGATCGGTGAAGATATCGATGCTGCCTATAATGAAAAATTACTTACTGTACCAGAAAACAAGAGTTTAAGTGAAGAAGAGGATGTGACGGTCGTATTCACGCCGCTTCATGGTACGGCAAATAAATCGGTCAGACGGGCCTTGCGAGATCTTGGTTACGACAAGGTACACGTTGTAAAGGAGCAGGAATTGCCTGATCCCAATTTTTCGACAGTCAAATCTCCGAATCCTGAAGAGCATGCAGCATTCAAGATGGCAATCGAATTGGGAAATACGGTATCTGCCGACCTTCTGATCGCTACCGACCCTGATGCAGATCGACTCGGAATCGCGGTTAAAAATAAAGCTGGCGAATATGTGGTGCTTACAGGTAATCAAACAGGCGCACTCATATTGGATTACCTTTTAAGAGAAAAGCAAGCAAAAGGGACGTTGCCTGAAAATGGCGTGGTCTTAAAAACGATCGTGACTTCGGAAATCGGCCGTACCATTGCGAAAGAATATGGATTGGAAACCGTTGATGTATTGACCGGTTTTAAATTCATCGCTGAAAAGATCAACGAATATCAGGAAAGCGGCCAGCACACCTTCTTATTCGGTTATGAAGAAAGTTATGGCTATTTAATCAAGGATTTTGCCCGAGACAAAGATGCGATCCAGGCAGCCATCCTTGCGGTTGAGGTTTGTGCTTACTATAAACAGCAGGGAATGGATCTATATGAAGGATTGATCCAAATTTTTGAAAAGTACGGATATTATTTGGAGGGACTTCAATCATTGACGCTAAAGGGAATCGAAGGGGCTGGGCAAATCCAGGGGATTCTCGATCAATTCCGTCAGGATCCTCCAAAGCATATAGCCGGTAAAGCTGTAGTGGTCCAGGAGGATTATCAAAGCGGCAGGAAGCTGGCGATGGACGGTAATACCGAGGAAGTGATCGATTTACCCAAATCAAATGTAATCAAGTACTTCCTTGAAGATGGAACCTGGGTCTGCTTACGGCCATCGGGGACAGAACCAAAAATCAAATTCTACTTCGGCATCCAAGGTGAAAAGCTGGAAGAGGCGGAATTGAAACTGAAGCATGTGATGAATGCCTTTATGGAAAAAATTAACGCGATCATTAAAGGCGCGTAA
- a CDS encoding SRPBCC family protein, whose protein sequence is MDKQHALEDVKKTVMLEAPIQKVWDTVSTAEGIASWFMPNDFQPKVGHEFHVQSPFGPSPCKVLEIDAPHRLSFSWDTDGWIVSFHLKEHDGKTEFTLIHGGWKQPESILPKANEKSSVVRDRMAYGWDQIVHEKLKKAVEG, encoded by the coding sequence ATGGACAAACAACATGCTTTAGAAGATGTCAAGAAGACCGTCATGCTTGAAGCACCGATCCAAAAGGTTTGGGATACAGTATCGACTGCCGAGGGAATCGCTTCATGGTTCATGCCAAATGATTTTCAGCCGAAAGTGGGACATGAGTTCCATGTACAATCACCGTTTGGTCCCTCTCCATGTAAGGTATTGGAGATAGATGCCCCCCACCGGCTCTCTTTCTCATGGGATACTGATGGTTGGATCGTTTCATTCCATTTAAAAGAGCATGATGGCAAAACCGAATTCACCCTCATCCATGGCGGGTGGAAGCAGCCTGAATCGATCCTGCCGAAAGCGAATGAAAAAAGCTCGGTCGTCCGCGATAGGATGGCATATGGATGGGATCAGATTGTTCATGAAAAACTTAAAAAGGCAGTTGAAGGCTAA
- a CDS encoding SH3 domain-containing protein, whose translation MKKLIIPTFCFAVLSTVAFEEKISAAPLHAEQTNIDAHVMYVNVSSGSLNMRKTGAENAGIVAKLSKGTQVTIYSESKGWTKIKANGKDGYVSTKYLSATKPGVLTKSAVTVKTVTKYVNVSTGSLNMRKSGAESAALVTKLTRGTQVTVYSESKGWAKVKANGKDGYVSAKYLSAAKPNQVTKSAVTSKTATKYVNVSTGSLNMRKSGTESAAVVAKLTKGTQVTVYSEAKGWAKIKANGKDGYVNAKYLSATKPGQATKSSVTSKTATKYVTASTLNMRKSGAVSSSIVTRLSKGTQVTVYSEANGWAKVKASGKDGYVSTKYLSAAKPGAGSTATVQKTSTKYVTASTLNMRKSGTDSSSIVARLSKGTKVTVYSEAKGWAKVKANGKDGYVSTKYLSNAKPVTDTKPAVPEKTTTKYVNASTLNMRKSGSESASIVAKLSKGTQVVVYSEAKGWAKVKANGKDGHVSTKYLSTTKPVTDTKPAVPEKTTTKYVNVGSGMLNMRKSGSETASIVGKLTHGTQVTVYSESKGWAKVKVNGVEGYVSTSYLTATKPVTGTKPSIPEKTTTKYVNVSSGTLNMRNKPSENASVVVKLARGVEVEVISESDGWSKIKAYGGEGYVSTQYLSTEKPGATPENPGGEETTITKYVSVNDGSSLNMRSGASATASIIAKLVDKTAVTVYSESGGWSRVTANGKTGYVSTQYLSAKAPEGPGSPNESIIRVDKEYNLTMEKMVEIQMKANAQTDKVYKTYIREDGLSIINSTKGTVKGTGWRVRGGAGPNYWVVGDVSNNQSLTIKSKVKGSDGYYWYEVSYNKTWVNASPEDIEYNLNPNNFVNDPVHSYQFVKLSQVTNMNVSEVNDRILSGKGILQGQAATFTSAGVKYGVNEIYLISHALLETGNGTSPLATGVKVNGRTVYNMYGVGAFDGTAVSSGAQYAYNAGWFTPEAAIIGGAEFIAKGYISAGQDTLYKMRWNPTAAEKYGYASHQYATDIGWATKQVKQIYNLYSLLDSYKLTIEIPKYK comes from the coding sequence ATGAAGAAATTAATTATACCAACTTTCTGTTTTGCAGTATTGTCGACAGTCGCTTTCGAAGAAAAAATATCTGCAGCTCCACTACATGCAGAACAGACGAATATTGATGCACATGTAATGTATGTAAATGTAAGTTCCGGTTCGCTCAATATGAGAAAAACGGGAGCGGAGAATGCGGGCATAGTTGCCAAGCTTTCTAAAGGGACACAAGTAACGATTTATTCGGAATCCAAGGGTTGGACGAAGATCAAAGCCAATGGAAAGGACGGATATGTCAGTACAAAGTATTTATCGGCAACGAAGCCCGGGGTTTTAACTAAGTCTGCCGTAACTGTAAAGACGGTGACAAAATATGTGAATGTTAGCACGGGTTCGCTCAATATGCGAAAAAGCGGGGCGGAAAGTGCAGCATTAGTAACGAAGCTGACAAGGGGCACGCAAGTAACGGTGTACTCGGAATCCAAAGGATGGGCGAAAGTCAAAGCCAATGGGAAAGACGGTTATGTCAGTGCTAAGTATCTTTCGGCAGCGAAGCCAAACCAGGTGACCAAGTCCGCCGTAACGAGTAAAACGGCGACAAAATATGTGAATGTCAGCACGGGTTCGCTCAATATGCGAAAAAGCGGGACGGAAAGTGCAGCCGTAGTAGCGAAGCTAACAAAAGGCACGCAAGTAACGGTGTATTCGGAAGCCAAAGGATGGGCAAAGATCAAAGCCAATGGAAAAGATGGCTATGTCAATGCAAAGTATCTTTCGGCAACGAAGCCTGGTCAGGCAACCAAATCTTCCGTAACGAGTAAAACCGCTACGAAATATGTGACGGCAAGTACGCTCAATATGCGGAAAAGCGGTGCCGTAAGTTCAAGCATCGTCACAAGGCTTTCAAAAGGGACGCAGGTGACGGTGTATTCGGAAGCCAATGGATGGGCGAAGGTCAAAGCCAGTGGGAAAGACGGCTATGTAAGCACCAAATATTTGTCCGCGGCCAAGCCAGGAGCCGGATCCACGGCAACTGTTCAAAAAACGTCAACGAAATACGTGACGGCAAGCACGCTCAATATGCGAAAAAGCGGGACGGATAGTTCAAGCATTGTCGCGAGGCTATCAAAAGGGACGAAAGTGACGGTTTACTCGGAAGCCAAAGGCTGGGCGAAGGTCAAGGCCAATGGAAAAGACGGGTATGTCAGCACCAAATATCTATCGAATGCAAAGCCGGTGACGGACACGAAACCAGCGGTCCCTGAAAAAACGACGACGAAGTATGTGAATGCAAGTACGCTCAATATGCGAAAAAGCGGCAGTGAATCCGCAAGCATCGTCGCCAAGCTTTCAAAGGGAACACAGGTAGTGGTATATTCGGAAGCCAAAGGCTGGGCGAAGGTCAAGGCCAATGGAAAGGACGGTCATGTAAGCACCAAATATCTATCGACGACAAAGCCGGTAACGGACACGAAACCAGCAGTCCCTGAAAAAACGACGACGAAATATGTAAATGTCGGCTCAGGAATGCTCAATATGCGAAAAAGCGGCAGTGAAACCGCAAGCATCGTCGGCAAGCTGACACATGGCACGCAGGTAACGGTATACTCAGAATCCAAAGGGTGGGCAAAGGTCAAGGTCAACGGGGTGGAAGGATATGTAAGTACATCCTATCTAACGGCGACAAAGCCGGTAACGGGCACGAAACCATCAATTCCTGAAAAAACGACGACGAAATATGTAAATGTCAGCTCAGGAACGCTCAATATGCGTAATAAGCCATCAGAAAACGCATCGGTCGTTGTAAAATTGGCAAGGGGTGTAGAGGTAGAAGTTATCTCGGAATCAGATGGCTGGTCCAAAATTAAGGCGTATGGCGGAGAGGGTTATGTCAGCACGCAATATTTATCAACGGAGAAACCTGGTGCCACACCGGAGAATCCAGGCGGAGAAGAAACGACGATCACCAAGTATGTAAGTGTGAATGATGGCTCCAGTTTGAATATGCGCTCAGGTGCATCGGCGACCGCTTCAATCATTGCCAAGCTTGTAGATAAAACGGCGGTAACCGTGTATTCCGAGTCTGGAGGCTGGTCACGGGTCACGGCGAATGGAAAAACGGGTTATGTTAGCACGCAATACCTATCAGCCAAGGCACCAGAGGGTCCAGGAAGTCCCAATGAATCGATCATCAGGGTCGATAAAGAGTACAATCTTACAATGGAAAAAATGGTTGAAATTCAAATGAAGGCTAATGCGCAAACAGATAAAGTGTATAAAACCTACATACGTGAGGATGGCCTGTCAATCATCAATTCAACCAAAGGGACCGTTAAAGGAACCGGATGGCGTGTCAGGGGCGGAGCTGGCCCGAATTATTGGGTAGTCGGGGATGTAAGCAATAATCAATCATTGACCATTAAATCAAAAGTGAAAGGCTCTGACGGGTACTACTGGTACGAAGTGAGCTATAACAAGACATGGGTTAATGCTAGTCCGGAAGACATAGAGTATAACCTTAATCCGAATAATTTCGTCAATGATCCAGTTCATTCGTATCAATTCGTGAAGCTCTCCCAAGTTACCAATATGAATGTTTCCGAAGTGAATGATAGAATCCTTTCAGGTAAAGGCATTCTGCAAGGACAAGCTGCGACCTTCACTTCCGCAGGAGTAAAGTATGGCGTGAATGAGATTTATTTGATTTCTCATGCCTTGCTGGAGACCGGGAATGGCACTTCACCTTTGGCAACAGGAGTGAAGGTGAACGGGAGAACGGTCTATAATATGTATGGAGTGGGAGCTTTTGACGGTACAGCGGTAAGCAGCGGTGCTCAATATGCATATAATGCCGGCTGGTTCACACCGGAAGCGGCCATTATCGGCGGCGCCGAATTCATAGCGAAGGGCTATATTTCCGCTGGACAGGACACGCTTTACAAAATGAGGTGGAACCCTACCGCAGCAGAGAAATATGGCTATGCTTCACATCAGTATGCCACTGATATTGGCTGGGCAACGAAACAAGTGAAACAGATTTATAACTTGTATAGTTTATTAGATTCATATAAATTGACGATCGAAATTCCTAAATATAAGTAA